The DNA sequence TCCATTTATCCCCATCACTGGCTTTGGAAGAAAGCTTGCGGTCATTTCCATGAGTTTCGCAACCTGACGAGCAGTAAGTTTATAGAGTTGAATTTCATCACATGCAGTAAGAACATCTGTGTATTTAAAATTAATTTCAAATTGTGACGGAGCAACCTCTCCGTGATCCTTTTCATTTTCAAACCCCATGGCCCTTTGCGCTTCTGCAACGGTATCAATAAATTTTCGAAGACGATCCTGAGGAAGTGCATAAAAATATCCTCCACGAGTAGCAAGTTTGAATCCGTGAGCGCTAGAAAAATTCTGTTCTGCATCTATTCCTTCAAATGCAAATCCTTCAATTTCTGGCGCCATGTTCACCGTATATCCTTCCTTTTTTTGGAGCTCCATCGTGAGCATCTTGAGTCTCCCACGGAAATCTGCAGCATACGGAGATCCATTCTGATTCAAGACAAAGCTGAACATAAGAATTTTTCCAGGACCAAAAATATCTGCGGGAAGAATTCGAAATGTTCCCCAGTCTGGAGCAAGTCTGAGATCTGATTGCATTTGAGCGCTAAATCCAACAATGGATGACCCATCAAAAGTAAGGTTGTCATAAGAACTCAGAAAATATTTTTTATCATAGTCAAGCATGTGGAAGCGTCCTTCAATATCACTAAACCCGACAGTAACAGCTTTTATTCTTTTTTCTGACTGCAAGTATTTGAGAACCTTGTCTTTCAAAAAATCTTCGGATTTCCCGGAAGTGGCGAGCTTTTTCATTTCGAGATTTATTTCTTCGAGTTCAGAATATGAAAGAGCCAAGAAATCTCTGAGGGATGATGGGGAAACAAGTGGAACATCGTGGGAAGAATTTTCTCTTAACGCAGATTCTTTCATAAATTTTTCATAAACCGCTTCGAGGTGGTTTTTGAGTGCTTCGGAAGAAGAAACAGAAGCCTGATCGTTTGACATAGGAAAAAAGAAAAATGAAAAAATTCGCGCTGATTGTACGCCGAAAATTTTGGCAATCAAGCTTTCAAACAAGGAAAAATCGTCTTGTAGAAATTTTCTACAACAGTATAATTACGGAGAAAAGTCACAAAAAATTGATAAAATTTCCTCGCTGTTTGGAAAAATTTCAAGTTGACACATGGAGATAAATATTCTCATTAAAAAACTCACTGCAATTGGTCTTTCGGAAAGTGAAGCGCGTGTCTACATCGCTGCGCTCGAAGCTGGGACAAGTCCCGTTTCTGCAATCGCGGAAAAAGCCAATCTCAATCGAGTGACCACATATAGCATTCTCAAGCGTCTTTTTCATGAGGGAATTGTTGGTGTGAATGAACAAAAAGGAATGAGATTTTTTACTGCGGCCGACCCCAAAGTGTTTGTGGAAGATGTGGAGCAAAAAGCAAAAAATCTCACGGAAGAGCTCCCGAACCTCCTCGCACTTATTGGCGGGCAAGGGCTTCGCCCGAGAGTTCAATTTTTTGAGGGTCTCGAAGGTGTTCAAAAAGCCTATAAAGAAACACTTACAGCAAAAACAGAAATCCTGAATTATGCAAATTCAAAAAACATTCGAATTCATTGGCCGAATTATGATGAAGAATATGTTTCGGTACGGAAGAATAACAAGATTTTTTTACGCGGACTTTTTCCAGATGATCCTTATGGAAAGCGCGTTCAGAGAGAAGACCAGAAATATTTTCGAGAAACAAGGCTTCTTCCGAATCGACATTTTCGAGTGGAAAATGAAATCAAAATTTATGACGACAATGTTTTTATCGCTTCATTTGATCCGAATACTTTTGCCATCATTATTCACTCTTCTGCCGTAGCAGAAACGCAGCGGCAAATTTTTGAAATCGCGTGGGAACATGCGGTGGCGAAACCAAAGATCAAGGGAAAAATGTGAGAAATCGGAATAGTATTTCCTGAAATTTTTAATTTTTAATTTTAAATTTTGAAATTTTTAAATAAATCTTAATGTCTAATTTTTAATGTTTAAAAATTAAGATTTAAAAATTAGAATTTATCTTTCCTCGTGCTCATCCTTTGAATATACGTGCAAATATTCTGATTTTCTATACTCAAACAGTTCATTATTATTAAAAAATCGAGGGACTTCATCCTTCGCCGCTTCGAGAGAATCAGAAGCATGAACCACATTGCACTGCACGCTCATCGCAAGATCCCCACGAATAGTCCCCGCATCGGCTTCGCGAGCCTTTGTAATTCCACAGATTTTACGAACAGCATTCACCGCTTCAAGTCCTTCCCAACATTGTACAATAACAGGAGAACTCTTCATAAATTCACAAATACCAGGGAAGAATGGCTTATCGGCAATGTGTGCATAGTGCTCTCTGAGGACAGCATCTTCTAAGGTCATCATTTTTGTTCCGAGAAGCTTGAGACCTTTCTTTTCAAATCGAGAAGTGATCTCTCCAATAAGACCACGCTGAATGGCATCGGGCTTAATAATGACAAGTGTGCGTTCCATAAAGAAAATATTAAGAGAGGAAAATCAAAAATATTTTTTCAGGATTAGAGGAAAAGTGCAACGATTTCTCTCTCAACTTTTAAATTTTAAATTTTTGGCATACATTTCACCTACCAGTTTTGTATTTTTGAATGACTCAGAACTCCCACATTTTTCTTTCTCTTGGCTCAAACGTTGGAAATCGCGAGGAATACGTCCAAAAAGCGATTTTGTCCATCGGGAAACTCGGAAATATTCTTCACATTTCTTCACTATGGGAAACTCTTCCGTGGGGAGAAAAAGATCAAGATCGGTTTCTAAATCTTGTTCTTGAAATGGAAACAAGTCATGCGCCTCAGCAGTTTTTACAAGAAATTCTTACCATTGAAAAAAAACTTGGAAGAAAAAGGACAAAAAAGTGGGGACCAAGAGAAATCGACATCGATATTCTCTTTTGGAATAACGAAATCATCGCAACAAAAGATCTTTCCATTCCTCATCCATTTGCCCACATGAGGGCATTTGTGGTTGCTCCTCTTTTAGAAATTTGTCCAAAATATAATTTTCCAAACGGCGTAAGCGCAAAGAAGTATTGGAATAATCTTTCAGACGAGGAAAAAAAGAGTGTCGAAAAATATGCTGCCTTAAAATAAATTCTTTTGAAATGATCTTTCTTAGAGTATAATGGTCGCTGTTTCTGATCATCATTTTTCTATGGAACTCTCCTGGAAGAGCATCTCAGAGAATCTTCGAATGCAAGCTCAAAGCGGGAGCATTTTGCTTCTTGCAGCAATTGCAGTTTCTGCAATGTCACTCACGACCATAAGTCTTGGATATTTGGTAATGGGAACTTCGGAATCAGGAGAAGAATTGGAACGCGCCACAGAGGGATTTTTTGCGCTGGATACTGTTTTAGAAATGTCTCTGTATGACGCAACTGTCCATGGAGAAGGATATAGAGTCGCTTCAGAAGATTATAGCGCGGTTGCATTTGGGGCGAGAGATCAGGGGGCTTCAGATTGGGAACTCAAAAGTCAAGCACACATTGTTGTTGCGGGCGAAACAATATATACAACAGTCCCTTCATATAATACAGTCCCTCCACGACCAATTCAATTTATGGTCTATCCCTCAGAAGGACTTGGAGATTCGCTCAAAGATCCAAACTGGAATTCTATTCCTTCGGGCGGAAAAAATGTAGTCCCTCTCTATGTCGATAATACGGGAAAACCTCTTCCTTAGTGTAATGATGGAATAAATAACGATGCAGACGCATTGGTAGACTATCCTGACGATACTGAATGTAGCGATGCAAATGATAATGATGAAAACTCCTAAGATTATTTACAGAAAGCCACAGTCATCATGTCACTTGCATCAAGAAGAATGTCAAAAAAGAAAAACTCAAATTCACGATTTCTAAGTTTTGTAAACGCTTCCATTTTTTTTGGAAATTTTGCGGTATTATCTACGAGAATAATTCCGCGGGGAAAAAGGTGTTTTTTTGCGAATTCAAAGAATTCATGGGTTCTATTTTTCTGACCATCGATAAAGATAAGATCAAATTTTTCATGTTCATCGAGAACATTCACGGCATCTCCAAAACGAAAATCAACATATTTTGAAAGATGCACTTTTGAAAGATTCTCTTGAGCTTCTTCAAAGCTCGGCTGAGAAACGTCGGACGTTACGAGTTTTCCTCCAGCATCTCGTAATGCATCTGCGAGAAAAATAGTAGAGAAGCCATTTGCACACCCAATCTCAAAAACATTTTTTGCACCAATGATTCTTAAAAAGAATTGTAAAATATGCCCAGAAGAAATGGAAATATTCGGAATATTTCGAGAAATTCCATCACGCTTCATCTGCTCGAGAAATCTCAAAAGTTCAGGAGACATGAGGAAATAATTATTTTTGAGGAGAGGAAAATAATTTTGAAATTTCATCCTTAAAATCTTCGACATCCTTGAAACTTCGATATACACTCGCAAATCGAATAAAGGCTACATGATCGAGTTTTTTGAGTTCAACCATGAGATCTTCACCAATTTTTTGAGAAGTAATTTCCTTGCCTCCTCCCCATCCCTCCAGAAGTCTTGCGAGAGTTTCTTCAACTTGCTCACGGGTTACTGGTCTTTTGCTGCAGGCAATCCACACACTATGTTCAAGTTTTTCACGTGAAAATGGTTCTCGTGTTCCATTGTTTTTTACCACGATAAGTCCGGTAGTTTCGATTCGCTCAAAAGTGGTAAAACGATGAAGACATTTTTCGCATTCACGCCTCCTTCGCACACTTCGTCCCTCATCCGTAACACGCGAATCAATAACACGCGTATCAATGTTTTTACATTTTATACACTGCATATAAATAAAAAAACAAGTACTCTTTTCTGCCGAAAATATACACGAGAAAATAGAGAAGCACAAAGTACAAAACTTAAATGAAATACCTACGAAAAAAATCAAAAAAACATTCGCTAAGGAAAATAATTTCGAGTATTATAA is a window from the Candidatus Peregrinibacteria bacterium genome containing:
- a CDS encoding glutamine synthetase, yielding MKESALRENSSHDVPLVSPSSLRDFLALSYSELEEINLEMKKLATSGKSEDFLKDKVLKYLQSEKRIKAVTVGFSDIEGRFHMLDYDKKYFLSSYDNLTFDGSSIVGFSAQMQSDLRLAPDWGTFRILPADIFGPGKILMFSFVLNQNGSPYAADFRGRLKMLTMELQKKEGYTVNMAPEIEGFAFEGIDAEQNFSSAHGFKLATRGGYFYALPQDRLRKFIDTVAEAQRAMGFENEKDHGEVAPSQFEINFKYTDVLTACDEIQLYKLTARQVAKLMEMTASFLPKPVMGINGSGMHTNMSISKNGKNAFYSATQMNAISDVAHRFITGILHYAKDLCLVICPSVNSYRRLDPRFEAPNEIKMSPRDRGSMVRIPIGNEKSARIEVRSVAPDANPYLTNFSLIHAGLLGIRSSDKEYAEMSKVLTKKPFPKLFGNIADALRAFHKSKFMEYIMGEENHEKYYAIKKETAMRSPELLGIKVKTAEVIYHHEVRNQEIWKKF
- the ndk gene encoding nucleoside-diphosphate kinase: MERTLVIIKPDAIQRGLIGEITSRFEKKGLKLLGTKMMTLEDAVLREHYAHIADKPFFPGICEFMKSSPVIVQCWEGLEAVNAVRKICGITKAREADAGTIRGDLAMSVQCNVVHASDSLEAAKDEVPRFFNNNELFEYRKSEYLHVYSKDEHEER
- the folK gene encoding 2-amino-4-hydroxy-6-hydroxymethyldihydropteridine diphosphokinase; translation: MTQNSHIFLSLGSNVGNREEYVQKAILSIGKLGNILHISSLWETLPWGEKDQDRFLNLVLEMETSHAPQQFLQEILTIEKKLGRKRTKKWGPREIDIDILFWNNEIIATKDLSIPHPFAHMRAFVVAPLLEICPKYNFPNGVSAKKYWNNLSDEEKKSVEKYAALK
- a CDS encoding tRNA (adenine(22)-N(1))-methyltransferase TrmK; this encodes MSPELLRFLEQMKRDGISRNIPNISISSGHILQFFLRIIGAKNVFEIGCANGFSTIFLADALRDAGGKLVTSDVSQPSFEEAQENLSKVHLSKYVDFRFGDAVNVLDEHEKFDLIFIDGQKNRTHEFFEFAKKHLFPRGIILVDNTAKFPKKMEAFTKLRNREFEFFFFDILLDASDMMTVAFCK
- the nrdR gene encoding transcriptional repressor NrdR, producing MQCIKCKNIDTRVIDSRVTDEGRSVRRRRECEKCLHRFTTFERIETTGLIVVKNNGTREPFSREKLEHSVWIACSKRPVTREQVEETLARLLEGWGGGKEITSQKIGEDLMVELKKLDHVAFIRFASVYRSFKDVEDFKDEISKLFSSPQK